The following coding sequences lie in one Pseudomonadota bacterium genomic window:
- a CDS encoding AMP nucleosidase codes for MKFSPPHFDVLQFDDADAAMERVTAIYADSTQYLRDCFRAFAAGELPPGPVRACYPYVQIRTENAARVDTRLSFGFVSSPGTYRTTLTRPDLYDRYYREQLHLLMRNHSVSVSVGVSTTPIPVHFAFPDGIHIEGDLPPERLSRLREVFDLPDLARMDDSIANGTHVPAGGEPGPLSLFTAPRVDYSLHRLRHYTATTPEHFQNYVLFTNYQFYIDQFIRIATAMMEPTDDPKEREHRSQYTAFVQPGNVVMENRNLNPSAPAAPEPFLGRLPQMPAYHLKRDDLCGITMVNIGIGPSNAKTITDHVAVLRPHAWIMLGHCAGLRNSQRLGDYVLAHGYVRDDHVLDNDLPLWVPVPALAEIQVALQEAVSRTTGLGGYELKRVMRTGTVATIDDRNWELRQQQELIQRFSQSRAVALDMESATIAANGFRFRVPYGTLLCVSDRPLHGDIKLAGMANRFYRDQVDQHLRVGMKAMELLRENGLERLHSRKLRSFSEVAFQ; via the coding sequence ATGAAATTCTCTCCGCCCCATTTTGATGTCCTGCAGTTTGACGATGCCGACGCGGCCATGGAACGCGTGACGGCCATCTATGCGGACAGCACACAGTACCTGCGCGACTGTTTCAGGGCCTTTGCCGCGGGGGAGCTTCCGCCTGGGCCCGTCCGCGCATGCTATCCCTACGTCCAGATCCGGACGGAAAACGCCGCGCGGGTGGACACGCGCCTGTCCTTCGGCTTTGTCTCCAGCCCCGGCACATACCGCACGACCCTGACCCGTCCCGATCTGTATGACCGCTATTACCGGGAACAGCTGCACCTGCTGATGCGCAATCACAGTGTGTCTGTGTCCGTGGGGGTCAGCACCACGCCCATTCCCGTGCACTTTGCCTTTCCTGACGGCATTCACATCGAGGGTGATCTGCCGCCCGAGCGTCTGTCCCGGTTGCGTGAGGTTTTCGACCTGCCCGATCTGGCCCGCATGGACGACAGCATCGCCAACGGCACCCATGTGCCTGCAGGGGGTGAGCCGGGGCCCCTGTCCCTGTTCACGGCGCCGCGGGTGGATTATTCCCTGCACCGCCTGCGCCACTATACGGCCACAACGCCCGAGCATTTCCAGAACTATGTCCTGTTCACCAACTACCAGTTCTATATCGACCAGTTCATCCGCATTGCCACGGCGATGATGGAGCCCACGGACGACCCGAAGGAACGGGAACACCGCAGCCAGTACACGGCCTTCGTCCAGCCGGGCAACGTGGTCATGGAGAACAGGAACCTGAATCCCTCGGCTCCTGCCGCGCCGGAACCCTTTCTGGGCCGCCTGCCGCAGATGCCTGCCTATCACCTGAAGCGGGACGACCTGTGCGGCATCACCATGGTCAACATCGGCATCGGGCCCAGCAACGCAAAGACTATCACGGACCACGTGGCGGTCCTGCGCCCCCATGCGTGGATCATGCTGGGCCACTGCGCCGGTCTGCGCAACAGCCAGCGCCTGGGCGACTATGTCCTGGCCCACGGCTATGTGCGCGATGACCACGTGCTGGACAACGATCTGCCCCTGTGGGTGCCTGTTCCGGCGCTGGCCGAAATCCAGGTGGCCCTCCAGGAAGCCGTCAGCCGTACCACAGGCCTTGGCGGGTATGAACTCAAGCGCGTCATGCGTACGGGCACCGTGGCCACCATCGACGACCGCAACTGGGAATTGCGCCAGCAGCAGGAGTTGATCCAGCGCTTCAGCCAGAGCCGCGCTGTGGCCCTGGACATGGAGTCAGCCACCATCGCCGCCAACGGCTTCCGGTTCCGCGTGCCCTATGGCACCCTGCTGTGCGTCTCCGACAGGCCCCTGCACGGTGATATCAAGCTGGCCGGCATGGCCAACCGCTTTTACCGCGACCAGGTAGACCAGCACCTGCGCGTGGGCATGAAGGCCATGGAACTGCTTCGTGAAAACGGGCTGGAGCGCCTGCACAGCCGCAAGCTGCGCAGCTTTTCCGAAGTGGCGTTCCAGTAG